GGGATGACGGATCGTACATTACACGGGCGCGATTCGGCTCGTTGGACGGGTTGCGGCGGATGTGGTTTGAGCCTGGGACCACGGAGCACTACTATCCACTGCTCGACACGGTCTTCTGGGTTCAGTCAAAGCTTTGGGGTGGTTCCACGTTGGGCTACCACCTTGTTACCATTGCCTGTCATGCTGCGGGGGCCTTGCTGGTTTTGAAGATTCTGCGCCGTTTGCAGGTTAAAGGCGCATGGCTTGCGGCGGCGATCTTCGCGCTCCATCCGGTACACGTGGAATCCGTGGCCTGGATCAGCGAGCTGAAGAATACGATGTCGGGGGTTTTCTATCTCGGTGCGGCGCTGGCTTATCTGGAATTTGACGAAACAGAAAGCCTGTCGTGGTTCGCGTTCACTGCCGTATTGTTTCTCTCTGCACTGCTGTGCAAGACGACCGTGGTCGTCTGGCCGTTCGCGATGCTGGTGATCGTCTGGTGGAAACACGGGCGACTTTCCTGGAAGCGGAACGTGTTGCCCTTGCTCCCCTTGTTGGCATTCGCCGCGGTGGACGGATACGCGAGCGTTTGGGTGGATCGCCGGGTGATATCTGGAGCGGTCACACAACTGCAGTTCCCCCTTATGCAACGGCTTGTCATCGCTGGTCACGCCTGTTGGTTCTACATTGGCAAGCTGTTGTGGCCCGTCGACCTATGCCCCATTTATCCCCGCTGGCAATTGGGCCACGCGACAGCGGCGGACTACCTCTATCCAGTAGGTATGTTGGCCTTGTTGATCGGGTTGTGGTTACTGCGCAACCGTACTCGGGCGCCCCTCGCTGCAGCGCTATTCTTTGTTGTGACGCTCTTGCCGGTTCTCGGTCTGATTTCGTTCTCTTATTTTCAGTTTTCATTCGTGGCCGATCATTTCCAATACCTGGCGAGTTTGGGCATCATCACGCTGATAGCGGCCGGTGGCGCACATCTCCAGGAGACTTGCCGATCCTTCTCCCGTCCTGTGTGGATGGGCCTGTGGGTAGCCGTGTTGGTGGCGCTCGCGGGACTGACCTGGTCTCACAGTTGGGTATACACGGATGTGGAGAGGTTTGCCCGGGCCACGTTGGCCCGTGATCCTGATTCCTGGGCAGGTCACGATTTTTTGGGGATGGTGCTTACCTCTCAAGGAAAAACGGCGGAGGCGATCGACCACTTCAATAAGGCCCTGCAAGGAAACCCCCGCTATGCCCTGGGACATTACAATCTCGGTTGCGCGCTGGCTTTGCAGGGAAAGCTCACAGAAGCGATGCAGCAGTATGAACAGGCTTTGCAGTTGCAGCCCGACTTCGTCCGCGCCCACTACAACCTCGGGTGCGTTCTGGCCTTACAAGGAAATTTCGACGGGGCGATCGAGCAGTATGAAGATGCGCTACGGCTCAAGCCCGACTCGATCGACGCTCCCGAGTTTCATAATAATCTCGGCATCGCGCTGGCGTCCTCTGGAAAACTCGACGAAGCCATCGAGCATTTCCGGCAGGCCGTGCGACTGCGGCCTGCGTTCGCGGATGCCCACGCCAATCTGGGTCACGCCTTCAGTGATCAAAAAAAATTTGACGAAGCCATTGAGCACTACGAGCAAGCCGTGCAGCTGACCCCCGACTCCGCCACCTCCTGCGAGCAACTGGCCCGGCTGCTTGTCTTGCGGGGAGGCGGGAACCCGGCAGATTCTACACGTGCCGTTCAACTAGCCGAACGAGCCTGCCAGTTGACCGAGAACCGTCAACCTGTTTGCCTTGATACTTTGGCGGGTGCATACGCCGCCACCCGAAGATTTGCGGACGCTACTGCGATGGAAGAGAGGGCGCTTGAATTAGCACGCGCTGCTGGCCAAACTAATCTGACCAGAGAGATACAAAGTCACCTAAAACTCTATCAGGATGGTCTTTCTCGCGAGGCCTCCGGCCCGGCAAACGCACCCGATCATTGAAGCGTAATCACGCCCGTTTGACGCGTGTGCCGTCGTTATCGGCGATGAGGATGTGGGTCTCGCAGCGAATCTGTTGTTTGGCGAACACATTCGCCATGGCTTCGGCGACGGCCTTTTCTTTTTGCTCCGCGAGGCACATAATCGAGGCCCCCGAGCCGCTGAGCCAGCCGGCGAGCGCGCCGGCTTCCACGCCGCCGGCGATGACCTCGTCGAGCATGGGAATGAGTTTCTTGCGATAAGGCTGATGAAGCTTGTCGTCGAACAGGCCGCGCAGAAGGGAGTAATCGCCCGTGGCGAAGATCGACGTGATGAGGGCGACGCGGTTCAGGTTCTCGACAGCGTCCCGTAACGGCACCATCTTCGGCAGCAGCGTGCGGGCTTTCTCGGTGGAGACCTCGTATTCGGGTACACAGACGACGAACTTCAGCGCCGGCGGGACGTTGAAGCGGCGGTAGCGCACCGAGCCGTTGATCATCGCCGAGACGACGAACCCTCCGAACAACGCGGGCGCTGCGTTATCAGGGTGATGCTCGAGTTCGGTGACCAGATCTAGCAACTCCGTGTCGCCGAGGGGACGGTCATTGAGTTCGTTGAGGGCGAAAACAATGCCCAGACGTACGGTCACGCTGGAGCCGAGACCACTGGAGACAGGTACCTCGCCTTTGACCTCAATCTGGAGGCCGTGTGGCTTTCCCCTGCTGCGACGAAAAAAAGCGTCCACCGCCTCCCGCGCCATGGCGTTGGCGGAGGTCGATCCCTTCTGTCCGTCGATGCGCTCGACTGTCAGCGAGTCGGTTTCACGGATGGAAACCTGATTGTGCAACTTCAGCGCGATGCCGAGCGTGTCGAAGCCGGGACCGAGGTTGGCGGTCGTGGCGGGCACGCGAACAGTGACTGAAGGCTTTCTCACAGCGACGCGATATTGCATTGCGGAAAGAGGCAAGTCAAGTGGCAGCGGCACTTGTGCGAAATGTTGTGACACTGTATTCTCCGCGGCATGTTGGAGCGGCTTTTCAGGCTGCACGAACACGGGACGACCGTGCGCACCGAGATCCTCGGCGGGATCACCACCTTTGTCACCATGGCGTACATTATTGTGGTGAACCCGGCCATTCTCAGCTTTGCTGGAATTCCGGCGGGACCGAGCACCGTGGCGACAATTCTCTCCGCCGTATTTGGCAGTTTGCTGATGGGGTTTTACGCCAACCGTCCCATTG
This Verrucomicrobiia bacterium DNA region includes the following protein-coding sequences:
- a CDS encoding tetratricopeptide repeat protein, encoding MPAEPATGRSPGTKTPFGTSDWLLALLLVAATFLAYFPVWHGLPIWDDGSYITRARFGSLDGLRRMWFEPGTTEHYYPLLDTVFWVQSKLWGGSTLGYHLVTIACHAAGALLVLKILRRLQVKGAWLAAAIFALHPVHVESVAWISELKNTMSGVFYLGAALAYLEFDETESLSWFAFTAVLFLSALLCKTTVVVWPFAMLVIVWWKHGRLSWKRNVLPLLPLLAFAAVDGYASVWVDRRVISGAVTQLQFPLMQRLVIAGHACWFYIGKLLWPVDLCPIYPRWQLGHATAADYLYPVGMLALLIGLWLLRNRTRAPLAAALFFVVTLLPVLGLISFSYFQFSFVADHFQYLASLGIITLIAAGGAHLQETCRSFSRPVWMGLWVAVLVALAGLTWSHSWVYTDVERFARATLARDPDSWAGHDFLGMVLTSQGKTAEAIDHFNKALQGNPRYALGHYNLGCALALQGKLTEAMQQYEQALQLQPDFVRAHYNLGCVLALQGNFDGAIEQYEDALRLKPDSIDAPEFHNNLGIALASSGKLDEAIEHFRQAVRLRPAFADAHANLGHAFSDQKKFDEAIEHYEQAVQLTPDSATSCEQLARLLVLRGGGNPADSTRAVQLAERACQLTENRQPVCLDTLAGAYAATRRFADATAMEERALELARAAGQTNLTREIQSHLKLYQDGLSREASGPANAPDH
- the thrB gene encoding homoserine kinase, with the protein product MRKPSVTVRVPATTANLGPGFDTLGIALKLHNQVSIRETDSLTVERIDGQKGSTSANAMAREAVDAFFRRSRGKPHGLQIEVKGEVPVSSGLGSSVTVRLGIVFALNELNDRPLGDTELLDLVTELEHHPDNAAPALFGGFVVSAMINGSVRYRRFNVPPALKFVVCVPEYEVSTEKARTLLPKMVPLRDAVENLNRVALITSIFATGDYSLLRGLFDDKLHQPYRKKLIPMLDEVIAGGVEAGALAGWLSGSGASIMCLAEQKEKAVAEAMANVFAKQQIRCETHILIADNDGTRVKRA